In a genomic window of Myxococcus fulvus:
- a CDS encoding serine/threonine-protein kinase, whose protein sequence is MTQEPQQSLGRYELLAQLGRGGMAETWRARLVGAAGVTKPVLIKKVLPEHANDEAFIAMFISEARISATLSHGNIAQVFDFGRMDGQYFLAMELVDGQPLHRVLRRAAKTGLASMPIPLATYIAMEMCRGLHYAHSRTDDQGVPLHIVHRDISPDNVLISYEGQVKIVDFGIAKARMLRSFHTEPGIVRGKYLYFSPEQARGQEVDARTDVWATGLVLYEMLCGQAPVSGSEALVMSKLAHGEFPSPRQVRKELPNALDEIVMRALSVDASFRYESANAFGDALAAFLHSFAPRFGMSNLAYLVRELFREDLLQQGRDLAVPASFVEELSAWRGTEHPPTRAPAKPTRVRQDVVPTTPLPGRGKAKDAPEPPPSAPQEPPGRSWRWGLLAAGGLVAMVALAILPWVLDDGPPPAPPPPPGPLAPLGEGGSEVPAGSGSVPEAAGSTSEVQPATVAETESVADHPDATSIRLDSRRHVFLVPVDMVAFFHLDVSATYSLWEPGFSSRDAPRAVLEPGLYAVQPIFYLLAGDAVPVAQRQGVVPRRPVALKGIRSISLFTLGEPTKEDLRQQNVSLREPRERFERRFVFHPEPMRVSTAQGFLLRGLDVRQTYTVSLAPVGEGVFPRGRAMGPANHAACVEWSPSTAPPRLDRYGDTVRVQPVRFFLSGTREVKVRGIQGLRCGLLDDDVSDNEGEVEVRVSSADARRPKSPIPTSSAPDEEAARLYAEAQRLSRAGKAHDAFLLAEDCLSIVSEQASCLLLSGAMQARLNRMDGARERYRTFVKRYPAHPEAARVRRLLEEYSKTR, encoded by the coding sequence ATGACCCAGGAGCCGCAGCAGAGCCTCGGACGTTATGAGCTCCTCGCCCAACTGGGCAGGGGAGGCATGGCGGAGACGTGGCGCGCGCGGCTGGTGGGCGCCGCCGGAGTCACCAAGCCGGTCCTCATCAAGAAGGTGCTTCCGGAGCACGCGAACGACGAGGCCTTCATCGCGATGTTCATCAGCGAGGCGCGCATCTCCGCCACGCTTTCCCACGGGAACATCGCGCAGGTCTTCGACTTCGGTCGGATGGATGGCCAGTACTTCCTGGCCATGGAGCTGGTGGATGGCCAGCCGCTGCACCGCGTGTTGAGGCGCGCGGCGAAGACGGGCCTCGCGTCGATGCCCATCCCGCTGGCCACGTACATCGCGATGGAGATGTGCCGCGGGCTGCACTACGCGCACTCGCGCACGGACGACCAGGGCGTGCCCCTGCACATCGTCCACCGCGACATCTCCCCCGACAACGTCCTCATCAGCTACGAGGGCCAGGTCAAGATCGTCGACTTCGGCATCGCCAAGGCGCGCATGCTGCGCAGCTTCCACACCGAGCCGGGCATCGTCCGGGGGAAGTATCTCTACTTCTCGCCCGAGCAGGCCCGGGGCCAGGAGGTGGACGCGCGCACGGACGTCTGGGCCACGGGCCTGGTGCTGTACGAGATGCTCTGTGGTCAGGCTCCGGTCTCCGGCTCGGAGGCCCTGGTCATGTCGAAGCTGGCGCACGGGGAGTTCCCCTCGCCCCGGCAGGTGCGCAAGGAGCTGCCGAACGCGCTGGATGAGATTGTCATGCGGGCGCTGTCCGTGGACGCCTCGTTCCGCTACGAGTCGGCGAACGCCTTCGGCGACGCGCTGGCCGCATTCCTCCATTCCTTCGCGCCCCGCTTCGGGATGTCCAACCTGGCGTATCTCGTCCGCGAGCTGTTCCGCGAGGACCTGCTGCAGCAGGGGAGGGACCTCGCGGTGCCGGCCTCGTTCGTCGAGGAGCTGAGCGCGTGGCGAGGCACGGAGCATCCTCCGACGCGCGCGCCCGCGAAGCCGACCCGCGTTCGCCAGGACGTCGTGCCCACGACGCCGCTGCCCGGCAGGGGCAAGGCCAAGGACGCCCCCGAGCCGCCTCCGTCCGCGCCCCAGGAGCCGCCGGGTCGGTCCTGGCGCTGGGGGCTCCTCGCCGCTGGAGGATTGGTGGCGATGGTTGCGCTGGCCATCCTTCCCTGGGTGCTCGATGACGGGCCGCCACCCGCGCCGCCCCCGCCGCCGGGGCCCCTGGCGCCCCTGGGGGAGGGTGGCTCCGAGGTCCCCGCCGGGAGCGGGAGTGTCCCGGAGGCCGCGGGCTCGACCTCAGAGGTCCAGCCCGCGACCGTGGCGGAGACCGAGTCCGTCGCGGACCATCCCGACGCGACCTCCATCCGCCTGGACTCACGTCGGCATGTCTTCCTCGTGCCGGTGGACATGGTGGCCTTCTTCCACCTGGACGTGTCCGCGACGTACTCCCTCTGGGAGCCGGGCTTCTCGAGCCGGGACGCGCCGCGCGCCGTCCTGGAGCCGGGGCTGTATGCCGTGCAGCCCATCTTCTATCTGCTCGCTGGAGACGCAGTCCCCGTCGCCCAGCGCCAGGGCGTCGTTCCTCGGCGTCCCGTGGCGCTCAAGGGCATCCGGTCCATCTCCCTGTTCACGCTGGGGGAGCCCACCAAGGAAGACCTCCGCCAGCAGAACGTGTCCCTGCGCGAGCCGCGCGAGCGCTTCGAGCGGCGCTTCGTCTTCCATCCGGAGCCCATGCGTGTCTCCACGGCCCAGGGCTTCCTGCTCCGGGGGCTGGATGTCCGGCAGACGTACACCGTGTCCCTGGCGCCCGTGGGGGAGGGCGTCTTCCCGCGGGGGCGCGCGATGGGGCCCGCCAACCATGCCGCCTGCGTCGAGTGGTCTCCAAGCACTGCCCCGCCGAGGCTGGACCGGTACGGCGACACCGTCCGTGTGCAGCCCGTGCGCTTCTTCCTGTCGGGGACGCGCGAGGTGAAGGTCCGAGGCATCCAGGGGCTGCGCTGCGGCCTGCTCGACGACGATGTCTCGGATAACGAAGGTGAGGTCGAGGTGCGGGTGAGCTCGGCGGATGCGCGGCGGCCCAAGAGCCCGATCCCCACGTCCTCCGCTCCCGATGAAGAGGCGGCCCGGCTGTACGCCGAGGCCCAGCGGTTGTCCCGCGCGGGCAAGGCCCATGACGCCTTCCTGCTCGCGGAGGACTGCCTCTCCATCGTCTCGGAACAGGCGAGCTGTCTGCTCCTTTCGGGCGCCATGCAGGCTCGGCTGAACCGGATGGATGGCGCTCGCGAGCGCTATCGGACGTTCGTGAAGCGCTATCCCGCCCACCCCGAGGCCGCCAGGGTGCGTCGACTCCTCGAGGAGTATTCCAAGACGCGTTGA